The Athalia rosae chromosome 7, iyAthRosa1.1, whole genome shotgun sequence genome window below encodes:
- the LOC105689647 gene encoding serine/threonine-protein kinase RIO1, with product MATAVEGQFSDAEDELIVTKQGQPLAVFQITSATEKLLVEMEDDEEYDSQDDVDDWDVDDKGHYRSTNNKYPHTTPNSQTLSNKISNYQPSDKLFRRYSDKINVEKYEGTNLSDQAVNLLIESNKRTENDRIRTKDKRDRATAEQVMDPRTRMILFKLLNKGIIAEINGCISTGKEANVYHATSKTGIEFAIKIYKTSILVFKDRDKYVTGGFRFRHGYCRHNPRKMVRTWAEKEMRNLLRLSQAGVHAPKPILLRSHVLLMDFIGDDGWPAPKLKDIELNSSKARLLYRDCIVMMWAMYNKCKLVHADLSEFNLLYHKGEIVVIDVSQSVEHDHPHAFEFLRKDCTNITEFFKKHGVAVMTLKELFDFITDPSLLEKDVDKYLDALAEQVELRDTQGTDVDHEVEDQVFKQTYIPRRLNEVKDIDKDIREVDPGEQHLLQTTLFGLKNNSSNSAISEASTFPLTEAHEATNVMYGEEDSSNTEEESDDDEDEDDKSKFVNSARPRGESPESRKARKKAIKEQQAENRKTKIKKHVKKRKEKILKKK from the exons ATGGCTACAGCAGTTGAAGGCCAGTTTAGTGATGCTGAGGACGAATTGAT AGTGACCAAACAAGGTCAGCCACTAgcagtttttcaaataacttCTGCAACAGAAAAGTTGCTGGTAGAAATGGAGGACGACGAAGAATATGATTCTCAAGACGATGTTGACGATTGGGATGTGGATGATAAAGGCCACTATCGATCTACCAATAATAAGTATCCACACACAACTCCTAACAGCCAAACATTGAGCAATAAGATCTCCAATTACCAGCCTTCTGATAAATTATTCCGTCGATattctgataaaataaatgttgaaaAGTATGAAGGAACAAATCTTTCTGATCAAGCTGTAAATTTACTCATTGAGAGTAATAAACGAACGGAAAATGATCGCATTCGAACCAAAGACAAGCGTGATAGAGCTACAGCAGAGCAAGTAATGGATCCTAGAACTCGCATGATCTTATTTAAGCTGCTGAACAAAGGTATAATTGCCGAAATTAACGGATGTATATCAACGGGTAAAGAGGCGAATGTTTATCACGCTACTTCTAAAACTGGCATTGAATTTGCAATAAAAATCTACAAAACTTCCATATTGGTTTTCAAGGATAGAGACAAGTACGTTACAGGTGGATTTCGCTTCAGACATGGATATTGTCGTCACAATCCACGTAAAATGGTTCGTACCTGggcagaaaaagaaatgcggAATCTTTTGAGACTCAGTCAAGCAGGAGTTCATGCACCAAAGCCAATTCTATTACGCAGTCATGTCCTACTCATGGATTTTATTGGTGATGATGGATGGCCAGCaccaaaattgaaagatattGAATTAAACTCGTCTAAAGCTCGGTTATTGTATAGAGATTGTATTGTTATGATGTGGGCCATGTATAACAAATGCAAATTAGTTCACGCCGATCTGAGTGAATTCAATTTACTATATCACAAAGGAGAGATTGTAGTTATTGATGTATCTCAATCCGTTGAACATGATCATCCTCATGCTTTTGAATTCCTCAGAAAAGACTGTACTAATATCACag aatttttcaagaagCATGGAGTTGCTGTTATGACGCTAAAGGAATTATTCGACTTCATTACTGACCCTAGTTTGCTAGAAAAAGATGTTGACAAATACCTAGATGCACTAGCAGAACAGGTTGAGCTACGAGATACACAAGGCACAGATGTTGACCATGAAGTAGAGGATCAAGTTTTCAAGCAAACTTACATACCTCGTAGGCTTAACGAA GTGAAAGATATTGACAAAGATATACGTGAAGTTGATCCCGGGGAGCAACATCTGCTGCAGACAACATTGTTTgggttaaaaaataattcatctaaCTCAGCGATATCGGAAGCCTCGACATTTCCGTTGACCGAAGCTCATGAGGCTACCAACGTGATGTACGGCGAGGAAGATTCATCCAATACTGAGGAAGAGTCTGATGacgatgaggatgaggatgacaAATCGAAATTCGTTAATTCAGCGCGACCACGTGGAGAAAGTCCTGAGAGTAGAAAG GCGCGGAAAAAGGCGATCAAAGAGCAACAGGCTGAAAATCGTAAAACGAAGATTAAAAAGCACGTTAAaaagaggaaggagaaaatattgaagaaaaaataa
- the LOC125501769 gene encoding uncharacterized protein LOC125501769, whose protein sequence is MGFNLEKSPIILGRTVFVPGENAKLKRQSACGICQMLLLHPCVPWRKVTASVSLGKVQLPTANMLLLCFCKRHRELKKEKSYFLVHVSFQELQSFHNPWI, encoded by the exons ATGGGATTCAATCTAGAGAAAAGTCCGATCATACTTG GTCGAACTGTATTTGTCCCAGGGGAGAatgcaaagctgaaacgacAGAGTGCTTGCGGTATATGtcagatgttattattacaccccTGTGTACCTTGGCGGAAAGTCACTGCCAGTGTGTCGCTGGGCAAGGTCCAGCTGCCCACCGCAAACATGTTGTTGCTCTGCTTCTGCAAACGACACAGAGAgttgaagaaagagaaatcatACTTCCTAGTACATGTATCATTTCAAGAACTGCAGTCATTTCACAACCCATG GATATGA